The following proteins come from a genomic window of Flavobacterium crocinum:
- a CDS encoding LuxE/PaaK family acyltransferase, with protein MITANDIFTISSQKQFEKIALKVFRFQHENNKVYRDFCDFLKVNPQQVKSLQQIPFLPIQFFKSHDVVSNNDPAQVTFTSSGTTGMITSRHLVTDVSLYEESYRKGFSQFYGNIEDYVVLALLPSYLEREGSSLIYMVEDLIKLSNQPESGFYLHNHDDLIKKLTELDEAGQNVILIGVTYALLDLIEKHQFNLQNTIIMETGGMKGKRKEMIREELHEILCKGFGVSSIHSEYGMTELLAQAYSLGEGIFECPSWMNILVRDPEDALKYVDNGKTGGINVIDLANINSCSFIATQDLGKKYPNNSFEVLGRFDNSDIRGCNLMVL; from the coding sequence TTGATTACAGCCAACGATATCTTTACCATTTCGAGTCAGAAACAATTTGAAAAAATAGCATTAAAAGTGTTTCGTTTTCAGCACGAGAATAACAAAGTGTATCGTGATTTTTGTGATTTTCTAAAAGTAAATCCACAGCAGGTAAAATCATTACAGCAAATTCCTTTTTTACCCATTCAGTTTTTTAAGAGCCACGATGTAGTTTCGAATAACGATCCTGCCCAAGTTACTTTTACCAGTAGTGGTACAACCGGAATGATTACAAGCCGGCATTTAGTGACCGATGTTTCCCTATATGAGGAAAGTTACCGCAAAGGATTTTCTCAGTTTTATGGCAACATTGAAGATTACGTTGTTTTAGCCCTTTTACCATCTTATTTGGAGCGTGAAGGTTCTTCGTTAATTTATATGGTAGAAGACCTGATAAAGCTCTCGAATCAGCCTGAAAGCGGATTTTATCTGCACAATCACGATGACTTAATCAAAAAGTTAACAGAATTGGATGAAGCAGGACAAAATGTAATCTTAATTGGAGTTACTTATGCTTTGTTAGATTTAATCGAAAAGCACCAATTCAACCTTCAGAATACCATCATTATGGAAACTGGAGGAATGAAAGGAAAACGCAAAGAAATGATTCGTGAAGAATTACATGAAATCTTATGTAAAGGTTTTGGCGTTTCTTCTATTCATTCGGAATACGGAATGACCGAACTTTTGGCACAGGCATATTCTTTAGGAGAAGGTATTTTTGAATGTCCGTCCTGGATGAATATTTTGGTTCGTGATCCTGAAGATGCACTTAAATATGTAGATAATGGAAAAACCGGCGGAATCAATGTTATTGATTTAGCCAATATTAATTCCTGTTCATTCATTGCAACCCAGGATTTAGGCAAAAAATATCCCAACAACTCTTTCGAGGTATTGGGACGTTTTGATAATTCTGATATTCGTGGTTGTAATTTGATGGTGCTTTAA
- a CDS encoding T9SS type A sorting domain-containing protein, with product MAKNYFYITFLLAFFFTVSVSAQDSKQLPKPQESTSIEGLSLYPNPVTNGKVYISSKNDLEKEIIVFDILGKKVLQAHLVSKELNVSDLPPGVYIIKISEQNASTTRKLIIR from the coding sequence ATGGCAAAAAACTACTTTTATATTACTTTCTTATTGGCATTTTTCTTTACTGTAAGCGTTTCAGCGCAAGACAGCAAGCAATTACCAAAACCTCAGGAATCTACATCTATTGAGGGTCTCAGCTTGTACCCTAACCCTGTTACAAATGGAAAAGTGTATATCTCTTCTAAAAACGATTTAGAAAAGGAAATTATTGTGTTTGACATCTTAGGAAAAAAAGTATTGCAGGCTCATTTGGTATCTAAAGAACTCAATGTTTCGGATTTGCCTCCGGGAGTTTACATTATAAAAATTAGCGAGCAAAACGCATCTACAACTCGAAAACTCATTATACGATAA
- the tyrS gene encoding tyrosine--tRNA ligase, protein MKNLVEELKWRGLYHDSMPGTEEQLLKEATSAYIGFDPTADSLHIGSMVQIILLVHLKNFGHRPIALVGGATGMIGDPSGKSDERNLLDEEALAKNVAGIKSVLSRFLDFNSTEANAPVMVNNYDWMKEFSFIDFAREVGKRITVNYMMAKDSVKKRFSGEGEGMSFTEFTYQLIQGYDFYHLYKNNNCVLQMGGSDQWGNITTGTELVRRMGGENAKAYALTTPLITKADGSKFGKSEGGNVWLDADKTSVYKFYQFWVNATDVDAEKYIKIFTFLDKDTIDALIAEHQTAPHLRVLQKKLAEEITVFVHNREELEKAIQASNILFGNSTAEDLKKLDEATFLEVFDGVPQAEIAKADLENGLDIITVLNEKTGFFKSNGEARRALTANSISVNREKIKEDFTLTTNDLINNQFVLLQSGKKNYFVIRVV, encoded by the coding sequence ATGAAGAATCTAGTTGAAGAATTAAAATGGCGCGGGTTATATCATGATAGTATGCCTGGAACGGAAGAACAATTACTAAAAGAAGCTACCTCTGCGTATATCGGTTTTGATCCAACGGCAGATTCACTGCATATTGGAAGTATGGTTCAGATTATTTTATTGGTTCACTTAAAGAATTTTGGTCACAGACCGATTGCCTTAGTAGGTGGAGCAACTGGAATGATTGGAGATCCTTCTGGTAAATCTGATGAAAGAAACTTGCTTGATGAAGAAGCTTTAGCTAAAAACGTGGCCGGAATCAAAAGTGTCTTGTCTCGTTTCTTAGATTTTAATTCAACCGAAGCAAATGCACCAGTAATGGTAAATAACTACGATTGGATGAAAGAATTCTCTTTTATCGATTTTGCACGTGAAGTTGGAAAACGTATCACTGTAAATTATATGATGGCTAAGGATTCTGTAAAAAAGAGATTTAGCGGAGAAGGCGAGGGAATGTCTTTTACGGAGTTTACATATCAGTTAATTCAGGGTTACGATTTTTATCATTTATATAAAAACAACAATTGCGTCCTGCAAATGGGAGGTTCTGATCAATGGGGTAATATTACCACAGGAACAGAATTAGTACGCAGAATGGGAGGTGAGAATGCTAAAGCTTATGCTTTGACAACGCCTTTGATTACAAAAGCAGACGGTTCTAAATTCGGAAAATCTGAAGGAGGAAATGTTTGGTTGGATGCAGATAAAACTTCTGTATACAAATTCTACCAGTTTTGGGTAAATGCAACAGATGTTGATGCAGAGAAATATATCAAAATCTTTACTTTCTTGGATAAAGATACTATTGATGCATTAATTGCTGAACATCAAACAGCGCCGCATTTAAGAGTTTTACAAAAGAAACTGGCTGAAGAAATTACTGTTTTTGTTCACAACAGAGAGGAATTAGAAAAAGCAATTCAGGCATCCAATATATTATTCGGAAATTCAACAGCTGAAGATTTGAAGAAACTGGATGAAGCAACATTCTTAGAAGTTTTTGACGGAGTTCCACAAGCTGAAATCGCAAAAGCAGATTTAGAAAACGGATTGGATATTATTACTGTTTTAAACGAAAAAACAGGTTTCTTTAAATCTAACGGAGAAGCAAGAAGAGCTTTGACAGCAAATTCTATTTCGGTAAACAGAGAAAAAATAAAAGAAGATTTTACTTTGACAACAAACGATTTAATCAACAATCAGTTTGTGTTATTGCAAAGTGGAAAGAAAAACTATTTTGTGATTAGAGTGGTTTAA
- a CDS encoding NAD-dependent epimerase/dehydratase family protein gives MVLVTGGTGLVGAHLLLHLIENGENVRAIYRSQNNIAKTKSVFDFYKKTDLFEKINWLEADILDVPSLETAFIDITQVYHCAALISFDPKDEENLRKTNIEGTANMVNFSIAKEIEKFCFISSIAALGDIAPHETHITEETDWNPEKPHSDYAISKYGAEMEVWRAQQEGLNVIIVNPGVILGPPKMMHVFEQGSSEIYQKVAKGLSFYTLGSTGFITVDDVAAITFKLMKSDIVNERFTLIADNIVFKDILDTVADTLKVKRPHIHAKPFFMNTLWILDGIFSTLFFKKRSITKATAKASYSKNLYSNEKIKTALRTVFTDVHYYIKNSFI, from the coding sequence ATGGTATTAGTAACTGGAGGAACTGGTTTAGTCGGCGCGCATTTATTACTTCATTTAATTGAAAATGGAGAAAATGTTCGGGCAATTTACAGAAGTCAAAACAACATCGCGAAAACCAAATCGGTTTTTGATTTTTATAAAAAAACAGATTTGTTTGAAAAGATTAATTGGCTTGAAGCCGATATTCTGGACGTTCCTTCACTTGAAACCGCTTTTATCGACATTACACAAGTTTACCATTGCGCCGCTTTGATTTCGTTTGACCCAAAAGACGAAGAAAACCTTAGAAAAACCAATATTGAAGGAACTGCAAACATGGTCAATTTTTCTATAGCCAAGGAAATAGAAAAATTCTGTTTTATAAGCTCCATTGCCGCTTTAGGTGATATTGCGCCCCACGAAACACACATTACAGAAGAAACAGACTGGAATCCCGAAAAACCGCACAGCGATTACGCCATCTCTAAATACGGAGCTGAAATGGAAGTTTGGCGCGCACAGCAAGAAGGCTTGAATGTTATTATTGTAAATCCGGGTGTTATTTTAGGCCCGCCAAAAATGATGCATGTTTTTGAACAAGGAAGTAGTGAGATTTATCAAAAAGTAGCAAAAGGCCTTTCGTTTTATACTCTTGGAAGCACTGGTTTCATTACTGTTGATGATGTTGCCGCAATAACTTTTAAATTAATGAAAAGTGACATCGTAAACGAACGCTTTACTTTAATTGCAGATAATATAGTTTTCAAAGATATTCTGGATACTGTTGCTGATACTTTAAAAGTAAAAAGACCTCATATTCATGCTAAACCATTTTTCATGAATACTTTATGGATTTTGGATGGAATATTTTCAACTTTATTTTTCAAAAAAAGAAGTATTACCAAAGCAACTGCAAAAGCTTCTTATTCTAAAAATTT